The Acidicapsa acidisoli genome contains a region encoding:
- a CDS encoding Nramp family divalent metal transporter, which translates to MWKRWRIRIMLFLAVLGPGFITANVDNDSGGILTYSQAGAQYGYTLLWTMIPITLALIVVQEMCARMGVVTGKGLSDLIREEFGLRVTVVMMLLLVIVNYTNVITEFIGIAGSLHLFHVSRFVSVPICAVLVWFLAVRGDYKQVEKIFLIASVVYIAYIFAGVLSQPSWHDALLATVQMPRRTAWTSDYIYMAIGVVGTTIAPWMQFYLQSSIVEKGIRVKDYAASRLDVVVGSFFTDIVAWFIVVACAATLFVHGMGAIQVPSDAADAMRPLAGNYAFVLFAFGLFNASLFAASILPLSTAYTVCEGLGLESGVDKSFKEAPFFYWLYTLLIAGGAIAVLALPDSQLVSMAILSQVLNGILLPVVIVLMLILINRKDLMGEHTNSRLFNVIAWATSLIVIGLNVALIFAHH; encoded by the coding sequence ATGTGGAAGCGCTGGCGAATCCGGATCATGCTGTTTCTGGCCGTCCTCGGTCCGGGATTCATCACCGCCAACGTCGATAACGACTCCGGCGGCATCCTCACCTATTCGCAGGCCGGGGCGCAGTACGGCTACACGCTGCTCTGGACGATGATCCCGATCACTCTCGCCCTGATCGTCGTACAGGAGATGTGCGCCCGCATGGGCGTTGTAACAGGCAAAGGCCTCAGCGACCTGATCCGCGAGGAATTCGGCCTGCGCGTCACCGTCGTCATGATGCTCCTATTGGTCATCGTCAATTACACCAATGTCATCACTGAATTCATCGGCATCGCCGGCAGCCTGCACCTCTTTCACGTCTCGCGCTTTGTTTCGGTGCCCATCTGCGCAGTCCTGGTCTGGTTCCTGGCCGTGCGCGGAGATTACAAGCAGGTCGAGAAGATCTTCCTCATCGCCTCAGTCGTCTACATCGCCTACATATTCGCAGGAGTGCTCTCGCAGCCCAGTTGGCACGACGCACTCCTGGCCACCGTCCAGATGCCGCGCCGTACCGCGTGGACCAGCGACTACATTTACATGGCCATCGGCGTGGTCGGCACGACAATCGCGCCATGGATGCAGTTCTACCTGCAATCCTCGATTGTGGAAAAGGGCATTCGCGTCAAGGACTACGCCGCCTCGCGCCTCGACGTGGTCGTTGGCAGCTTCTTCACCGATATCGTCGCATGGTTCATCGTTGTGGCCTGTGCCGCCACGCTCTTCGTCCACGGGATGGGAGCGATCCAAGTGCCATCGGACGCGGCCGACGCTATGCGCCCTCTGGCCGGCAACTACGCCTTCGTGCTCTTCGCCTTCGGCCTCTTCAATGCGTCGCTTTTTGCCGCCTCCATCCTCCCGCTTTCGACAGCCTACACAGTCTGCGAAGGCCTCGGCCTCGAATCCGGCGTGGACAAGAGCTTCAAGGAAGCGCCGTTCTTCTATTGGCTCTACACGCTGCTGATCGCTGGAGGAGCCATCGCCGTCCTCGCTTTGCCGGATTCGCAACTGGTCAGCATGGCCATCCTTTCGCAAGTCCTGAACGGAATCCTGCTGCCGGTGGTGATTGTGCTGATGCTGATCCTGATCAACCGCAAGGACCTGATGGGCGAGCACACGAATTCAAGGCTCTTCAATGTAATCGCCTGGGCCACGAGCCTGATTGTGATCGGATTGAACGTGGCGCTGATCTTTGCTCATCATTGA
- a CDS encoding LOG family protein, with translation MVKRICVFCGSSSGTGEMYGDAAREVGRELARRGIELVYGGGKVGLMGAVADACLAAGGRVTGVIPQLLKDKEVAHNGLTELLVVQTMHERKALMADLADAFLALPGGYGTWDELCEVLTWSQIGIQRKASAILNVNGYYDPLLAMADRAVAEGFLRDIHRELLLTDTEPARLLDRMESYTVPLVDKWMDRKNR, from the coding sequence ATGGTGAAACGAATTTGTGTGTTTTGCGGTTCCAGCTCCGGAACCGGGGAGATGTATGGCGACGCTGCGCGGGAGGTTGGGCGTGAGCTTGCCCGGCGCGGGATCGAACTGGTCTATGGCGGAGGCAAGGTTGGCCTGATGGGCGCGGTTGCGGATGCCTGCCTGGCGGCGGGCGGACGGGTCACTGGCGTCATTCCCCAGTTGCTAAAAGACAAGGAAGTCGCGCATAACGGGTTGACCGAGCTGCTCGTGGTTCAGACCATGCATGAGCGCAAGGCCCTCATGGCTGACCTCGCGGACGCCTTCCTTGCGCTGCCGGGCGGCTACGGGACATGGGACGAGTTGTGCGAGGTGCTGACTTGGTCGCAGATCGGGATTCAGCGCAAGGCCAGCGCGATCCTGAATGTGAACGGGTATTATGATCCGTTGCTGGCGATGGCGGATCGGGCTGTTGCGGAGGGATTTCTGCGGGATATTCACCGCGAGCTGTTGTTAACCGACACAGAACCCGCGCGATTGCTGGACCGGATGGAGAGCTACACGGTGCCGTTGGTCGACAAGTGGATGGACCGGAAGAATCGATAG
- a CDS encoding HAD family hydrolase — MTPTQVEIPGWTAAEMERLVVELNPKVAVFDCDGTLWGGDAGYGFMIWSIEQGLVSRTASDWIDTRHRAYLAGKISEVEICGEMTQVYAGLREQEMRAAAAEFVKNHVQHHVFVEMARLIEVLRSRGVTLWAVSSTNKWVITEGVRQFGIPEERVLAAEVRVESALLTADLIDVPTDEGKATSLRRVGLDQPDAVFGNSIHDLAMLEIARKAFPVNPSPALLAAAAKHGWGYFRPAAAEGVHAAVAGE; from the coding sequence GTGACACCTACACAAGTTGAGATTCCAGGCTGGACTGCCGCTGAAATGGAGCGGCTGGTTGTTGAACTGAATCCTAAGGTTGCGGTTTTCGATTGCGACGGGACACTCTGGGGCGGCGACGCCGGATACGGCTTCATGATCTGGTCCATCGAGCAGGGGCTGGTTTCGCGCACGGCAAGCGACTGGATCGATACGCGCCACCGGGCTTACCTGGCGGGCAAGATTTCGGAAGTGGAGATCTGCGGCGAGATGACGCAGGTGTATGCCGGGTTGCGCGAGCAGGAGATGCGTGCTGCCGCCGCGGAGTTCGTAAAGAACCATGTGCAGCATCATGTCTTCGTTGAGATGGCGCGCTTGATTGAGGTTTTGCGGTCGCGCGGCGTGACGCTCTGGGCCGTTAGCTCGACCAACAAATGGGTCATCACAGAGGGAGTGCGGCAATTTGGCATTCCCGAGGAGCGTGTCCTGGCGGCCGAGGTGAGAGTTGAAAGCGCGCTGCTGACAGCCGACCTGATCGATGTTCCCACGGATGAGGGCAAGGCAACCTCGCTGCGACGAGTGGGCCTGGACCAGCCAGATGCGGTCTTCGGCAACTCGATTCACGATCTGGCGATGCTGGAGATTGCCCGTAAGGCTTTTCCTGTCAATCCTTCTCCGGCGTTGCTGGCGGCTGCGGCGAAGCATGGCTGGGGTTATTTCCGGCCGGCTGCCGCGGAGGGTGTTCACGCCGCTGTTGCCGGCGAGTAA
- a CDS encoding magnesium transporter MgtE N-terminal domain-containing protein, translating to MHPRTTSRVSLTAMLGTPVTDAQGTVRGKLKDIAVATGAEAGRVAGLVLKTRQGLQIVPSNQVMETPAGTLELRSPSALNPLRGDENYLFLQQDLIDRQIIDIHGRKVVRVNDVDLEWLGHGSVHLLRVSEVEVGLRGAVQRVFKGLLPRHTLESLSRRFAAKGIPWQFVDVIEVDPARRVKLKIDHDHLAEMHPSELAEILADLAPAEREAIFTTLDEEVAAETLEEVDPKLQKSLLESLDEERIADIVEEMDPGAAADLLGELSEERSEAILEEMEPEERHEVEELLEFHEDSAAGRMTTDFVSVDVEATVGDAVQALREYDGDMETVTEIYLLDAKRVLRGSVPLARMVVAQPASHLSVLAEPRVRSCPADMHQSDVAEIFDKYNLHSLPVVDAQGRMVGVVHSDHVISFLLEKL from the coding sequence ATGCACCCTCGCACCACATCCCGCGTAAGCCTCACCGCCATGCTCGGCACACCTGTGACCGACGCCCAGGGTACCGTGCGCGGCAAACTCAAGGACATCGCCGTAGCCACCGGCGCAGAGGCTGGTCGCGTCGCAGGCCTTGTGCTCAAGACTCGCCAGGGCCTGCAAATTGTTCCCTCCAACCAGGTGATGGAAACCCCCGCAGGCACGCTGGAGCTTCGCTCGCCCTCGGCCTTGAACCCCCTGCGCGGCGACGAGAACTATCTCTTTCTTCAGCAGGACCTGATCGACCGCCAGATCATCGACATTCATGGCCGCAAGGTCGTCCGCGTCAACGATGTCGATCTCGAATGGCTGGGACACGGTTCGGTACACCTGCTGCGCGTCTCCGAGGTTGAAGTCGGCCTGCGCGGCGCAGTCCAGCGTGTCTTCAAAGGCCTGCTCCCGCGCCATACCCTCGAATCGCTGTCGCGCCGGTTCGCTGCCAAGGGCATCCCGTGGCAGTTCGTCGATGTGATCGAGGTCGACCCCGCCCGCCGCGTCAAGCTCAAGATAGACCACGACCATCTCGCCGAAATGCACCCCTCGGAACTGGCCGAGATTCTCGCCGATCTCGCTCCAGCCGAGCGCGAAGCCATCTTCACCACGCTCGACGAAGAAGTCGCCGCCGAGACCCTCGAAGAGGTCGATCCCAAGCTGCAAAAGTCGCTGCTCGAATCCCTCGACGAAGAACGCATCGCCGATATCGTCGAAGAGATGGACCCCGGAGCAGCCGCAGATCTGCTCGGCGAGCTCTCCGAGGAACGATCCGAAGCGATCCTCGAAGAGATGGAGCCCGAGGAGCGCCATGAAGTCGAAGAGCTGCTTGAGTTCCACGAGGACTCCGCAGCCGGCCGCATGACCACCGACTTCGTCTCCGTCGATGTCGAGGCCACCGTCGGCGATGCCGTGCAGGCGCTCCGCGAATACGACGGCGATATGGAGACAGTGACCGAGATCTACCTGCTCGACGCCAAGCGCGTCCTGCGCGGCTCCGTTCCGCTGGCCCGCATGGTTGTGGCTCAACCGGCCAGCCATCTTTCCGTCCTCGCCGAGCCCCGCGTCCGCTCCTGCCCCGCGGACATGCACCAATCCGACGTGGCGGAGATATTCGATAAGTACAACCTGCACTCACTGCCGGTAGTCGATGCCCAGGGACGCATGGTTGGCGTCGTTCATTCCGACCATGTAATCAGCTTTCTGCTCGAAAAACTCTAG
- a CDS encoding LysR substrate-binding domain-containing protein has protein sequence MNTDIELRHLRYFVAVAEELHFGRAAQRLHLAQPPLSQQIRRLEEILGYPLFDRTSRSVSLTAAGAIFLERAQRTLRNVQRDIEETRSIGRGEVGSLHIGFVGSAMLTILPAIFREYREAYPSVRLHLHESFTAKVIEGMQNGTLDAGLLRDSDPGDLTGGLIATPIYSEPFVAVLPARHPAARQKSISPATLRNEPFVYYPRSAGSHAFEKPLTFCEEHGFRPQIVQEASNWLTILRLIGAGLGVSIAPACVRFIASPDVVCLPIGAGKRGARIVSNIEFACFASESRPIVNRFAQIVQATSKSAIASG, from the coding sequence ATGAATACCGACATCGAATTGCGTCATCTCCGTTACTTCGTCGCCGTCGCCGAAGAGCTTCATTTCGGCCGCGCCGCGCAGCGCCTGCACCTGGCGCAACCGCCGCTCTCGCAGCAGATCCGACGCCTCGAAGAGATCCTTGGCTATCCGCTCTTCGACCGAACCTCCCGCTCCGTCAGTCTCACCGCGGCCGGTGCGATTTTCCTGGAGCGCGCCCAGCGCACCCTGCGCAACGTGCAGCGCGACATCGAAGAAACCCGCAGCATCGGTCGTGGCGAAGTGGGCTCTCTGCACATTGGCTTCGTCGGCTCAGCCATGCTCACGATCCTGCCCGCCATCTTCCGCGAATATCGCGAAGCGTATCCGAGCGTGCGGCTTCATCTGCACGAGTCCTTCACCGCGAAGGTCATCGAAGGCATGCAAAACGGAACCCTCGACGCAGGTCTGTTGCGCGACAGCGATCCCGGCGACTTAACGGGAGGATTGATCGCGACGCCCATCTACTCCGAACCCTTCGTCGCGGTTCTTCCCGCGCGCCATCCAGCAGCGAGGCAGAAAAGCATCTCGCCCGCCACCTTACGCAACGAACCCTTTGTCTACTATCCCCGCAGCGCTGGTTCTCACGCATTTGAAAAACCACTGACGTTCTGTGAAGAGCATGGCTTCCGCCCGCAGATCGTGCAGGAAGCCTCAAACTGGCTCACCATCCTCCGGCTCATCGGCGCAGGCCTCGGAGTCTCCATCGCGCCCGCCTGTGTTCGCTTCATCGCCTCGCCGGACGTCGTATGCCTTCCGATCGGGGCTGGAAAGCGCGGAGCCAGGATAGTCAGCAACATAGAATTCGCATGTTTTGCCAGTGAGTCGCGGCCCATTGTCAATCGCTTCGCTCAAATCGTACAGGCCACTTCGAAATCGGCGATAGCCTCAGGTTGA
- a CDS encoding NAD-dependent epimerase/dehydratase family protein: protein MRVLIFGATGMIGQGVLRECLFAPDVELVQTVGRASTGVQNAKLREVIQADLFDISAYEGELRGFDACFFCLGVASTGMTEQAYTRLTFELTTTIALTLSRLNPAMTFVYVSGSGTDSSEKGRMMWARVKGRTENALLRMPFRAAYMFRPGFIVPLHGIQSKTRMYRVFYATLMPILPILHRFFPRSILTTEELGRAMLLAARQAPARRVLETGDLRDLLS from the coding sequence ATGCGAGTGCTGATCTTTGGAGCGACGGGGATGATCGGGCAGGGCGTTCTGCGGGAATGCCTGTTCGCGCCTGACGTGGAGTTGGTGCAGACTGTTGGGCGCGCATCGACGGGTGTGCAGAATGCAAAACTGCGCGAAGTGATTCAGGCGGACTTGTTCGATATCTCGGCTTACGAAGGCGAGCTGCGCGGATTCGATGCCTGCTTCTTTTGCCTTGGGGTTGCTTCTACCGGCATGACAGAGCAGGCGTATACCAGGTTGACCTTTGAACTGACGACGACTATCGCTCTAACGTTGTCCCGGCTGAATCCTGCGATGACTTTCGTTTATGTTTCGGGATCGGGAACGGATAGTTCGGAGAAAGGCCGCATGATGTGGGCGCGCGTAAAGGGGCGAACTGAGAATGCCTTATTGCGTATGCCGTTCCGCGCCGCGTATATGTTTCGCCCTGGATTTATCGTGCCGCTGCATGGCATTCAATCGAAGACTAGGATGTATCGAGTCTTTTATGCGACGCTCATGCCGATTCTGCCGATACTGCATCGCTTCTTCCCAAGATCCATATTGACCACTGAGGAGTTGGGGCGGGCGATGCTGCTTGCCGCGCGGCAAGCGCCTGCCAGGCGTGTGCTCGAAACCGGCGACCTGCGCGATCTGCTCAGCTGA
- a CDS encoding GNAT family N-acetyltransferase: MAQVFEEETVHGGESDLSEIEIRPLEIGEDGTAFRVLNEEWISRYFVLEKKDRETLGDPENTILRKGGKVFLAYSQGEAVGCVALIPMGDGVYELSKMAVAPRMRGQGVGRRILEHSIAQARELGARSLFLGSNSVLKNAVHLYESIGFRHVPPEELPEMHYARADVFMRMALD, from the coding sequence GTGGCGCAGGTTTTCGAAGAAGAGACAGTGCATGGTGGAGAATCCGACTTGAGCGAAATCGAGATTCGACCGCTCGAAATCGGCGAGGATGGAACGGCCTTTCGTGTGCTGAACGAAGAGTGGATTTCGCGGTATTTTGTGCTGGAAAAGAAAGATCGCGAGACGCTGGGCGACCCGGAGAATACGATCCTGCGCAAGGGCGGCAAGGTCTTCCTGGCTTATTCGCAGGGAGAAGCTGTCGGCTGCGTGGCGCTGATTCCGATGGGCGATGGGGTCTATGAGCTGTCCAAAATGGCGGTTGCGCCCCGGATGCGCGGCCAGGGGGTTGGCCGCAGGATTCTCGAACACTCCATTGCACAGGCGCGTGAGTTGGGAGCCAGGTCGCTCTTTCTGGGCAGCAATTCGGTGTTGAAAAACGCTGTGCATCTTTACGAGTCGATCGGCTTTCGCCATGTGCCGCCCGAAGAGTTGCCGGAGATGCACTATGCGCGGGCGGATGTATTCATGCGGATGGCGCTTGATTAA
- a CDS encoding UPF0182 family membrane protein, with amino-acid sequence MPETIDWPQDTYPTRKSRRKVIFFVAVVAVILFGSRTALSYFVEALWFRSLGYGGVFAKSLGLQWGIFAAFAVVTFLVLYGTFGLLRRAHYADLPSGHTIIIAGQPVKLSVEPVIRVLAVGVSLLVAGISGAAMMAEWPALALFWYAPQASGKVADPIFGMPLNFYLFTLPAWHILLNWLLMLAVLPCIIAGLFLLITSGANAALGALDGHRVRYGLSATRWRGLSIAVAFLLLVAALREYVGRFDLLFDPHTIFQGVSYTDAHVSIIGMLVISIALVLGAVIAAVSAVQASRSRLLVAAILPAAVCYVVFAVVGWYVGNFVVKPNELVREQPYISNNIEMTRQAFGLDKFQQREFPAETTVGATDPANNQATLQNIRLWDWHALQDTLRQIQEIRTYYDFPDIDIDRYEIDGKKREVMLAARELNVDKLPESSRNWINDKLIYTHGYGITMNPVNGFTSEGLPTLMLSNMPVQSTVSGLDVKRPEIYFGEMTNTDVYVKTRQQEFNYPQGQSNSLTSYEGTGGIVLGGFLRRILIAIDRNDLGKLPFSDDVNSASRLLMRRNIRDRVSALAPFLTFEQDPYIVLGNDGRLRWVIDAFTTSDNYPYSSHYRVDDQSINYLRNSVKAVIDAYDGTTTFYVFDDQDPILATYRQIFPDLFKDRSTMPAGLGKHVRYPELLLKTQAEVYGLYHMTNPEVFYNREDLWTVAAEVGLGDSGEQTTMAMQPNFVLMKLPGDDGEEFVEILPFTPANRNNLIGWIAGRSDGANYGTAVVYDFPKTKLVDGPLQIEARIDQNAQLSGQLTLWNQQGSHVRRGSLLVIPCGKALLYAEPIYLQAERSPMPELRLVVLALQDKLAYGTTFEAALASLFGGNASSLTATEAPQPSAPAQSVAGAPQPVADLNGLISEASRDFADYQRLTSEGKLGEAGQKLEQLKRALDKLNSYKK; translated from the coding sequence TTGCCGGAAACAATTGATTGGCCGCAAGACACCTATCCGACGCGAAAAAGTCGTCGCAAAGTTATCTTTTTCGTAGCCGTTGTCGCGGTGATTCTCTTTGGGAGCCGGACGGCGCTCTCCTATTTTGTCGAGGCGCTCTGGTTTCGGTCGCTGGGATATGGCGGAGTATTCGCGAAATCGCTGGGCTTGCAGTGGGGAATCTTCGCTGCCTTCGCGGTAGTCACTTTCCTTGTTCTCTACGGAACATTTGGCCTGCTGCGGCGGGCGCATTATGCGGATTTGCCCAGCGGCCACACCATCATCATCGCCGGGCAGCCGGTAAAGCTGTCGGTCGAGCCGGTTATCCGCGTTCTGGCCGTCGGCGTCTCGCTTCTCGTTGCCGGAATCAGCGGAGCCGCGATGATGGCCGAGTGGCCTGCGCTGGCGCTCTTCTGGTATGCGCCACAAGCCAGCGGCAAGGTGGCCGACCCTATCTTTGGCATGCCTCTCAACTTTTATCTCTTCACCCTGCCCGCGTGGCACATACTGCTGAACTGGCTGCTGATGCTTGCCGTGCTTCCCTGCATCATCGCCGGCCTATTTCTGCTGATTACCAGCGGAGCCAACGCGGCCCTTGGTGCGCTTGACGGGCATCGCGTGCGTTATGGACTCTCGGCGACACGGTGGCGGGGACTCTCGATTGCAGTCGCTTTTCTGCTTCTGGTTGCGGCTCTGCGCGAGTACGTCGGCCGCTTCGACCTGTTATTCGATCCGCATACAATCTTCCAGGGAGTCAGTTACACGGACGCGCATGTTTCGATCATCGGAATGCTGGTGATCTCGATTGCGCTTGTCCTCGGCGCGGTCATAGCGGCAGTTAGCGCGGTCCAGGCCTCGCGCAGCCGTTTGCTGGTCGCCGCGATCCTGCCCGCCGCGGTTTGCTATGTGGTGTTTGCAGTGGTTGGCTGGTATGTGGGTAACTTTGTCGTGAAGCCGAACGAGTTGGTTCGCGAACAGCCTTATATCTCCAACAACATTGAGATGACGCGGCAGGCATTTGGCCTGGATAAGTTCCAGCAGCGCGAGTTCCCGGCCGAAACCACGGTAGGCGCTACCGATCCCGCGAACAATCAGGCTACTTTGCAAAACATCCGCCTGTGGGACTGGCATGCCTTGCAGGATACTCTGCGCCAGATTCAGGAGATTCGCACTTATTACGACTTCCCTGACATCGATATCGATCGCTATGAAATCGACGGCAAAAAGCGCGAAGTGATGCTCGCCGCGCGGGAGTTGAATGTCGACAAACTGCCTGAGAGCAGCCGCAACTGGATCAACGACAAGCTGATCTACACGCACGGCTACGGCATCACCATGAACCCGGTGAACGGCTTCACCTCGGAAGGATTGCCGACGCTGATGTTGAGCAACATGCCGGTCCAGAGCACGGTGTCGGGCCTTGATGTGAAACGGCCCGAGATCTATTTCGGCGAGATGACCAACACCGATGTCTACGTCAAGACGCGTCAGCAGGAGTTCAACTATCCGCAGGGGCAGTCGAACAGCCTCACTTCGTATGAGGGCACGGGCGGTATTGTGCTGGGTGGCTTCCTGCGTCGGATTCTGATTGCCATTGACCGCAACGATCTCGGCAAACTGCCCTTCAGCGACGACGTGAACTCAGCTAGCAGGCTGCTGATGCGGCGCAATATTCGCGACCGCGTATCGGCTCTTGCGCCCTTTCTGACATTTGAGCAGGACCCCTATATCGTACTGGGCAACGATGGCAGGCTCAGGTGGGTGATTGACGCCTTTACTACCTCTGACAACTATCCGTACTCCAGCCATTACCGGGTCGACGACCAATCGATCAACTACCTGCGCAACAGCGTGAAAGCGGTGATCGACGCATACGACGGGACGACTACGTTTTATGTCTTCGATGACCAGGATCCAATCCTGGCAACTTATCGACAGATATTTCCCGATCTCTTCAAGGACAGATCGACTATGCCAGCCGGACTTGGCAAGCATGTGAGATATCCGGAGCTTCTGCTGAAGACGCAGGCGGAAGTCTACGGTCTTTATCACATGACCAATCCCGAGGTCTTCTACAACCGCGAGGACCTGTGGACTGTCGCCGCGGAAGTCGGCCTCGGCGATAGCGGCGAGCAGACAACGATGGCGATGCAGCCGAATTTCGTGCTGATGAAGCTGCCGGGCGACGATGGCGAGGAGTTCGTTGAGATACTGCCGTTTACTCCGGCCAACCGTAACAACCTGATCGGATGGATCGCGGGGCGGAGCGACGGCGCCAACTACGGAACCGCCGTCGTCTATGACTTTCCCAAGACGAAGCTGGTGGATGGTCCGCTTCAGATTGAAGCGCGCATCGATCAGAATGCGCAGCTTTCGGGTCAGTTGACGTTGTGGAACCAGCAAGGTTCGCACGTCCGGCGCGGAAGCCTGCTCGTCATTCCCTGCGGCAAGGCGCTGCTGTATGCCGAGCCGATCTACCTCCAGGCCGAGCGCAGCCCGATGCCGGAGCTACGCCTTGTCGTGCTGGCGTTGCAGGACAAGCTCGCCTACGGAACGACCTTCGAAGCGGCCCTGGCTTCGCTATTCGGCGGAAATGCCTCCTCTTTGACCGCCACGGAAGCGCCGCAGCCATCGGCTCCGGCGCAGTCTGTCGCTGGAGCGCCGCAACCGGTGGCCGATCTGAACGGGCTCATTTCCGAGGCTTCCAGGGATTTCGCCGACTATCAGCGACTCACCTCGGAAGGAAAGCTTGGCGAAGCCGGGCAGAAGCTGGAACAGTTGAAGCGGGCACTCGATAAGTTGAATTCGTACAAGAAGTAA
- a CDS encoding (deoxy)nucleoside triphosphate pyrophosphohydrolase, with translation MDSPPQNDPVETAVSGASGAQSARPNALRLVVAALMLRGDEVLICQRRPDQPMALQWEFPGGKIEPGEGPEQALARELNEELGIEATIGGRVTHIRHNYRHGGAVDLQFFAVYEFRGEIENRIFKEVRWVKLEDLPNYDFLVADRGLIKDLAAGKLL, from the coding sequence GTGGATTCTCCTCCTCAGAACGATCCGGTAGAAACAGCGGTCAGTGGCGCAAGTGGAGCACAGAGCGCCCGGCCCAACGCGTTGCGGCTGGTGGTGGCCGCGCTGATGCTTCGCGGCGACGAAGTGCTCATCTGCCAGCGCAGGCCCGACCAGCCGATGGCGCTGCAATGGGAGTTCCCTGGCGGCAAGATCGAGCCGGGGGAAGGTCCTGAGCAAGCGCTGGCCCGCGAACTGAACGAAGAGCTGGGCATTGAAGCCACCATCGGTGGTCGCGTCACGCACATTCGCCATAATTACCGGCATGGAGGGGCGGTCGATCTGCAATTCTTCGCGGTTTACGAGTTTCGCGGCGAGATTGAGAACCGGATCTTCAAAGAGGTGCGCTGGGTGAAGCTCGAAGACTTGCCCAACTATGACTTCCTGGTCGCCGACCGGGGGCTGATCAAGGATCTGGCGGCTGGGAAGCTGCTGTAA
- a CDS encoding glycoside hydrolase family 172 protein, which yields MTTNNSTKDAFLATGAALKDEGASAGIGRRKMLGLLASGAAVLGLNSAAAAAAEPGAMSPPAKEGEIAPEQLFAQARLRSYKTRRSSSWDRTGGNNDAVPVEPGTAATILDVAGAGVITHIWFTINSQDRYHLKNLVLRAWWDGEASPSVEVPVGDFFGLGLGEYFVYQSSMLAVASVKALNSYFQMPFANGAKLTVANEGTVRTDSLYFAVDYVTLPSLPGDLGRFHAQYRQAAPCASAMDDWKVNWDRKVNDLKNLDGKDNYVFLEATGRGHFVGVTQAVLQNQDGWFGEGDDMIFIDGDPLPTINGTGTEDYYNGAWDFSSKPFAYQHNGAPYITGDERLGGRYCLYRWHTESPITFEKSIRVTIEHGHGNHRSDDFYSTAYWYQTEPHAQFPALPAPEVRVPRVYRVGGAGAVPLPGE from the coding sequence ATGACGACAAATAACTCGACGAAGGATGCCTTCCTCGCGACCGGTGCGGCTTTGAAGGACGAGGGCGCATCTGCGGGAATTGGACGCCGCAAGATGCTTGGACTACTTGCTTCCGGCGCTGCCGTGCTGGGGTTGAACTCCGCTGCGGCTGCCGCTGCGGAACCGGGGGCGATGTCGCCACCTGCGAAAGAGGGTGAGATTGCGCCGGAGCAGCTTTTTGCGCAGGCACGGCTGCGGAGCTACAAGACACGACGCTCCTCAAGCTGGGATCGCACCGGGGGCAACAACGATGCCGTGCCGGTCGAACCAGGAACGGCTGCGACGATCCTCGATGTGGCCGGGGCCGGAGTGATTACGCATATCTGGTTCACGATCAACTCGCAGGATCGGTATCACCTCAAGAATCTCGTCCTGCGCGCCTGGTGGGATGGTGAGGCTTCGCCTTCGGTTGAGGTTCCGGTCGGCGACTTCTTCGGTCTGGGGCTGGGCGAGTATTTTGTCTACCAGTCGTCCATGCTGGCCGTCGCTTCGGTGAAGGCTCTCAATTCTTACTTCCAGATGCCGTTTGCCAATGGCGCAAAGCTGACCGTCGCCAATGAAGGCACGGTGCGAACGGACAGCCTCTATTTCGCGGTGGATTATGTGACGTTGCCGTCGCTTCCGGGAGATCTGGGACGGTTTCATGCGCAGTATCGGCAGGCCGCGCCGTGCGCGAGTGCGATGGACGATTGGAAAGTGAACTGGGACAGGAAGGTCAACGATCTGAAGAACCTGGATGGGAAGGACAATTATGTCTTTCTCGAAGCCACTGGACGCGGACATTTCGTCGGAGTGACGCAGGCTGTGCTGCAAAATCAGGATGGCTGGTTCGGCGAGGGAGACGACATGATCTTCATCGACGGCGACCCGCTTCCGACGATCAACGGCACGGGCACCGAGGATTACTACAACGGCGCGTGGGACTTCAGCAGCAAGCCCTTTGCCTATCAGCACAACGGCGCGCCTTACATTACGGGCGACGAGCGGCTCGGTGGACGATATTGCCTGTACCGCTGGCACACCGAGAGTCCGATCACTTTCGAGAAGTCGATTCGAGTGACGATCGAGCATGGGCACGGCAATCACCGCTCGGACGACTTCTACTCAACCGCGTACTGGTACCAGACTGAGCCTCACGCGCAGTTCCCTGCACTGCCCGCGCCTGAGGTTCGTGTCCCGCGGGTGTATCGCGTCGGTGGAGCTGGCGCTGTGCCTTTGCCGGGCGAGTAG